The following are encoded together in the Chiloscyllium plagiosum isolate BGI_BamShark_2017 chromosome 19, ASM401019v2, whole genome shotgun sequence genome:
- the LOC122559493 gene encoding SIN3-HDAC complex-associated factor-like — MFGFHKPKMYRSLDGCCICRAKSSSSRFTDSKRYEKDFQSCFGLNEARSGEICNACVLLVKRWKKLPVGSKKNWNHVVDVRAGPSLKTALKPKKAKSLTGSRIKASQIGKIQKELKRQNSDAHSTTSSMSPAQSPCYSNHSDEGSDAEMASGSNRVPVFSFLDLTYWKRQKVCCGIIYKGRFGEVLIDPQLFKPCCANKKRVVQAPEQQVAQSPSTPKDDEW; from the exons ATGTTCGGCTTCCACAAGCCTAAGATGTATCGGAGTCTGGATGGCTGTTGCATCTGCCGGGCCAAGTCGTCGAGTTCGCGTTTCACTGACAGCAAACGCTATGAGAAAGACTTCCAGAGCTGCTTTGG GTTAAATGAAGCCCGTTCAGGTGAAATCTGCAATGCCTGTGTGCTGTTGGTGAAACGGTGGAAGAAGCTCCCTGTTGGTTccaagaaaaactggaatcaT GTGGTTGACGTTCGAGCAGGACCAAGTTTGAAGACAGCATTGAAGCCCAAAAAGGCAAAATCTCTCACCGGGAGCAGAATCAAAGCCAGTCAAATAGGCAAGATTCAAAAAGAGCTCAAACGGCAGA ACTCTGATGCGCACAGTACAACATCCAGTATGTCTCCTGCACAATCACCCTGCTACAGTAATCACTCAGACGAGGGCTCTGATGCAGAGATGGCTTCCGGGTCAAATAGGGTGCCTGTCTTCTCCTTCCTAGACCTCACTTACTGGAAAAG GCAGAAGGTGTGCTGCGGAATCATCTACAAGGGTCGGTTTGGGGAGGTGTTAATCGACCCTCAGCTCTTCAAGCCCTGCTGTGCTAATAAAAAACGAGTGGTCCAAGCCCCAGAGCAACAGGTGGCTCAGTCTCCATCCACCCCCAAGGATGATGAATGGTGA